Proteins encoded by one window of Desulfovibrio ferrophilus:
- a CDS encoding STAS domain-containing protein, translating into MENLRIKRTRNAALADYTGEMTLEVTRELRETIDAVMTDDDVQCLIFDLSGVSFIDSSGIGFLVSLASRVENEAKSFYLYRPDAQVVRTLELVQLKKYFKILGTEEELAPLML; encoded by the coding sequence ATGGAAAACCTGCGGATAAAGCGGACCAGAAATGCTGCTCTCGCCGACTACACAGGGGAAATGACCCTTGAGGTGACACGGGAGCTGAGGGAAACCATCGACGCGGTCATGACCGATGACGATGTGCAGTGCCTGATCTTTGATCTGTCCGGCGTGTCGTTTATAGACAGCTCCGGGATCGGATTTCTTGTGTCCCTTGCATCGCGTGTTGAAAATGAAGCCAAGTCGTTCTATCTCTATCGGCCCGATGCACAAGTCGTCAGAACTTTGGAGCTTGTACAGTTGAAGAAGTATTTCAAGATTCTGGGGACCGAAGAGGAACTCGCCCCTTTGATGCTCTAA
- a CDS encoding CgeB family protein — MTDIDASGGRDESAQIFSYTARAVHEANALSDVELLFPDRSWPLCGRAGDAMELRAVQSFEPDSGTLPVLLGAGLGRGLEWLLQHWDGPLAVVDKEVPILELTQCRERYGSNPQILWVDAVDANDALRELTLWQMEQGGKPFSALSMTAYRRIDREYYGWLVEQLSASRRFNFWEKADYPKFKSWPPRVLYLTSDYFLVGELVRASERLGTPHFFLNIDTKETGCAEFVEQLLAAVVDFKPDFIFTINHLGVDREGVLVDLIERLRLPLASWFVDNPHLILYLYNKLVSPWTALFTWDADNIESLQALGFPHVSYLPLATDTTRFRPPANLPDRHDWRSRVSFVGNSMIYKVGQRMKAGRFPRPLLLTYKQVAAGFRASSDRSVSTYLRREHPDLAEVFDTFEDNERRLCYETMITWEATRQYRKECVQGTLGFSPLIAGDTGWKTTFAHEDRDWRWHKELNYYEELPYFYPLSEVNFNCTSQQMKGAVNQRVFDVPAAGAFVLTDHRVQMENLLEPGKEVAYYDQPEDAPEMIRHYLDHPAERERIIQAARKRILAEHTYEHRLESLFRTMKNIYG, encoded by the coding sequence ATGACTGATATCGATGCCTCCGGCGGCAGAGACGAATCTGCGCAGATATTTTCATATACGGCCAGGGCCGTTCATGAAGCCAATGCCTTGAGCGATGTGGAGTTGTTGTTCCCCGATCGATCCTGGCCGTTGTGCGGTCGTGCCGGTGATGCCATGGAGTTGCGTGCCGTCCAGTCGTTTGAGCCTGATTCCGGAACGCTTCCCGTGTTGCTGGGCGCGGGGTTGGGGCGCGGGCTGGAATGGCTTCTTCAGCACTGGGATGGCCCGCTGGCTGTGGTGGACAAGGAAGTGCCCATTCTGGAGTTGACGCAGTGTCGCGAGCGCTACGGCTCCAATCCACAAATTTTGTGGGTCGATGCGGTCGATGCCAACGATGCTCTGCGCGAGCTGACCCTTTGGCAGATGGAGCAGGGGGGCAAGCCTTTTTCTGCGCTGTCCATGACTGCCTATCGCCGTATCGACCGGGAGTATTACGGCTGGCTCGTCGAACAGTTGTCCGCCAGTCGTCGATTCAATTTCTGGGAAAAGGCCGATTACCCCAAATTCAAGAGTTGGCCTCCCAGGGTGCTCTATCTGACCAGCGACTATTTTCTGGTGGGAGAACTGGTGCGCGCCAGTGAACGTCTGGGCACTCCCCATTTCTTTTTGAACATCGACACCAAGGAAACAGGCTGCGCCGAGTTCGTGGAGCAACTGTTGGCCGCAGTTGTTGATTTCAAGCCCGATTTCATCTTCACCATCAATCATCTGGGTGTGGACCGCGAGGGTGTCCTGGTGGATCTGATCGAGCGTCTGCGTCTGCCCCTGGCTTCGTGGTTCGTGGATAATCCGCACCTGATCCTGTATCTCTACAACAAGCTGGTCAGTCCTTGGACCGCACTATTTACCTGGGATGCGGATAATATTGAATCGCTCCAGGCTCTCGGGTTCCCCCATGTCAGCTATCTGCCTTTGGCGACGGATACTACCCGTTTCCGTCCCCCTGCCAATCTGCCGGACAGGCATGACTGGCGGTCGCGAGTCTCCTTTGTGGGCAATTCAATGATCTACAAGGTGGGACAGCGTATGAAGGCCGGGCGATTCCCGCGTCCGTTGCTGCTGACATACAAGCAGGTGGCCGCCGGTTTCCGGGCCAGCTCGGACCGCTCTGTCAGTACCTATCTGCGTCGGGAGCACCCGGACCTGGCCGAGGTCTTCGATACCTTCGAGGATAATGAGCGCCGCCTGTGCTACGAGACCATGATCACCTGGGAGGCCACTCGCCAGTATCGCAAGGAATGCGTCCAGGGGACTCTTGGTTTTTCACCACTCATTGCCGGTGATACGGGTTGGAAGACGACCTTTGCCCATGAGGACCGTGATTGGCGCTGGCATAAGGAACTCAATTACTATGAGGAACTGCCCTATTTCTATCCCCTGTCCGAGGTCAATTTCAATTGCACCAGCCAGCAGATGAAAGGAGCGGTGAATCAGCGCGTATTCGATGTGCCTGCTGCCGGCGCTTTTGTGCTGACAGACCATAGAGTGCAAATGGAAAACCTGCTTGAGCCTGGCAAAGAGGTCGCTTATTATGATCAGCCGGAAGATGCTCCTGAAATGATTCGTCATTATCTTGATCATCCGGCCGAAAGGGAGCGAATCATTCAGGCCGCTCGCAAGCGTATCCTGGCCGAGCATACCTACGAGCATCGGTTGGAATCCCTGTTCAGGACCATGAAGAACATCTACGGTTAG
- a CDS encoding DUF342 domain-containing protein — MSYYLKHYFDPDFDFQNLKPQELADGRVDHYNLGYVQNVNQGQVVAQWVDSPEQAGGNGNQLAFEDKVFPAGKNTQVDPEDGDKLLATVPGYVFYDDGKITVKKTLNIRRDVDFHTGNIQFLGNVIIHGGVRSGFQVQGLNIMIKDTVDAALIRADESIVAEAGIKGGSKGVVKATGNLRASYAENAMLLAGGRTLIDAACMHCEVFSGEQLAVKGRLAGGMAVSSRLIFVGEQLGGALGAETTLILGYDAILLNKSQLVEARIKVSKDRLKEKQALLAKHEDLAEELAPQIARERERLDKLLARHRAIWSRISRLEDMESCRVVVPGKVLPGVEICIGEACLSVNEYLEDVCFTYKDYEIVITSPAMKR, encoded by the coding sequence ATGTCGTATTATTTAAAACATTATTTTGATCCGGATTTTGATTTTCAAAATCTCAAGCCACAGGAATTGGCTGACGGAAGGGTGGATCATTACAACCTGGGCTACGTCCAGAACGTGAACCAGGGACAGGTCGTGGCCCAGTGGGTGGACTCGCCCGAGCAGGCCGGTGGAAACGGGAACCAGTTGGCCTTCGAGGACAAAGTCTTTCCTGCGGGCAAAAATACCCAGGTGGACCCTGAAGACGGTGACAAGCTGTTGGCTACCGTTCCGGGGTACGTGTTTTACGACGACGGCAAGATCACGGTGAAGAAGACTCTCAACATCCGTCGGGATGTGGACTTCCATACCGGAAATATTCAGTTCTTGGGCAATGTGATCATTCACGGAGGCGTCCGTTCGGGATTTCAGGTCCAAGGCCTGAATATCATGATCAAGGATACGGTGGACGCCGCCTTGATCCGAGCCGATGAATCCATTGTTGCCGAGGCCGGGATCAAGGGTGGCAGCAAGGGCGTGGTCAAAGCCACTGGCAACCTGCGGGCATCCTATGCGGAAAATGCCATGCTTCTGGCCGGAGGCCGGACGCTGATCGATGCCGCATGCATGCATTGCGAGGTCTTCTCCGGTGAGCAGTTGGCCGTCAAAGGGCGACTTGCCGGGGGAATGGCGGTGAGTTCACGGTTGATTTTCGTGGGCGAACAGTTGGGTGGTGCTTTGGGTGCCGAAACAACGCTTATTCTTGGTTATGATGCGATCCTGTTGAACAAGTCTCAACTTGTGGAAGCTCGCATCAAGGTCAGCAAGGATCGATTGAAAGAAAAGCAGGCCCTGCTGGCCAAGCATGAAGATCTGGCGGAAGAATTGGCCCCTCAGATTGCTCGTGAGCGGGAGCGGCTCGACAAACTCCTGGCAAGGCATCGGGCGATCTGGTCCAGAATCAGCCGCCTGGAGGACATGGAATCCTGTCGGGTGGTCGTGCCTGGCAAGGTTCTGCCCGGGGTCGAGATTTGCATTGGAGAGGCCTGCCTCAGCGTCAATGAATACTTGGAAGACGTTTGCTTTACATACAAAGACTACGAGATAGTCATCACTTCCCCCGCAATGAAGAGATAG
- a CDS encoding motility protein A: protein MDIGTLIGILAGLGLIVGSIMFGGGAIGGFIDVPSVLVVVGGTGAVTFIMFPMGVVIGSIKVGMKTFFAKPSDYPALIDQIVMMAEKARKESLVALEKVPVDDPFIKKGVQLVADGTEEDLVRAVLETEVSFMQRRHAQGQGVFKGMGTMAPAMGMIGTLIGLVKMLQNLSDPGSIGPSMAVALLTTFYGAVLANILFLPMAKKLEERSAEESLYMEIATEGIIGILHGEHPSIVKEKLYAFLSPALRGGE from the coding sequence ATGGATATCGGGACTCTTATAGGTATATTGGCCGGGTTGGGACTGATCGTTGGCTCCATCATGTTTGGTGGTGGAGCTATCGGTGGATTTATTGATGTTCCTTCCGTCTTGGTTGTTGTCGGTGGCACCGGAGCGGTGACATTCATCATGTTTCCCATGGGCGTTGTCATCGGTTCCATCAAAGTGGGCATGAAGACTTTTTTTGCCAAGCCTAGTGATTACCCCGCCCTTATCGATCAGATCGTGATGATGGCCGAGAAGGCCCGCAAGGAATCTCTTGTGGCTCTGGAAAAAGTCCCCGTTGATGACCCTTTTATCAAGAAAGGGGTGCAATTGGTCGCTGACGGGACTGAGGAAGATCTGGTGCGCGCCGTGTTGGAGACAGAGGTCTCCTTCATGCAGCGTCGCCATGCTCAGGGGCAGGGCGTATTCAAGGGCATGGGCACCATGGCTCCGGCCATGGGCATGATCGGAACGCTGATCGGTCTGGTCAAGATGCTCCAGAACCTGTCGGACCCCGGTTCCATTGGTCCGTCCATGGCTGTTGCCTTGTTGACGACATTTTACGGTGCTGTTTTGGCGAACATCCTGTTTTTGCCCATGGCCAAGAAGCTGGAGGAACGCAGCGCCGAGGAGTCTCTGTACATGGAAATCGCCACCGAAGGCATCATTGGCATCCTGCACGGTGAACATCCTTCCATCGTCAAGGAAAAGCTGTATGCCTTCCTGTCTCCGGCCTTGCGGGGAGGGGAATAG
- a CDS encoding OmpA family protein, with translation MAKKFTPPPEEGLPPWMATFADLVTLLMCFFVLLLSFANQDIANFRTLMGSIKDAFGVQTERPEATHAAYSPTRLEKKGVKLNQEQKVVLDLTMQLRALIEEDKELKRSTGVSAEREGVLVRVEAAYLFKPGEAKLSPGAPKMLANVLKILSEYNFNCVIRGHTADRDAGTGMYPSNWELSAARAAATLRYLVDQGGIDPRRLKAVGYAGTRPLVPNDKEADRARNRRVEFLLHRPEAESW, from the coding sequence GTGGCCAAGAAGTTCACTCCACCGCCCGAGGAAGGGCTGCCCCCGTGGATGGCCACATTCGCAGATCTGGTGACCTTGCTGATGTGTTTTTTCGTGCTGCTGTTATCTTTTGCCAATCAGGATATTGCCAATTTCAGGACGCTGATGGGCTCCATCAAGGATGCCTTTGGCGTCCAGACCGAGCGTCCTGAAGCAACCCATGCTGCCTATTCCCCTACGCGGTTGGAAAAAAAAGGCGTGAAGCTTAACCAGGAACAGAAGGTTGTCCTAGACCTGACCATGCAGTTGCGGGCGCTCATCGAAGAAGACAAGGAACTCAAGCGATCCACCGGTGTTTCCGCCGAGCGGGAAGGGGTTTTGGTTCGGGTCGAGGCTGCCTACCTGTTCAAACCAGGTGAGGCCAAGCTTTCCCCCGGTGCCCCGAAGATGTTGGCCAACGTGCTGAAGATTCTGAGTGAGTATAATTTCAATTGCGTCATTCGCGGGCATACCGCCGATCGGGATGCCGGAACCGGGATGTATCCTTCCAACTGGGAGTTGTCCGCCGCCAGAGCCGCAGCGACCCTGCGCTATCTGGTCGATCAGGGCGGCATTGACCCCCGTCGGCTGAAGGCCGTGGGCTATGCGGGAACCAGACCTCTGGTGCCCAACGACAAGGAAGCGGATCGAGCCCGTAACCGTCGGGTGGAGTTTCTGCTCCATCGGCCCGAGGCGGAGTCTTGGTGA